The Paenibacillus beijingensis nucleotide sequence TTGGTGCGGTCGCGCAAATATCCTTCGCTTACAAGCTCGTCGCGGATTTCGCCAATATCCGATAACGATGCGCTGTCCACCTGCTGCAGCAGCGTCTCCAAGTAGACGATCTCATTGCGCGTCCGTTCCATCTGCTCGGCGACGACGGCTTGACTGTTTTTGTGTTTCGTATATTTGCGGAAATATCGCTGGGCGTTCTCAGACGGCGTCAGCAGCGGATCGAGTGCAATCGTGACCGGCGCCTGCTCCTCGTCGTAGTAATTGATCACTTCCACCGACGTTTGGCCCTTCTTGATACTGTGCAGGTAAGCGGTCAGCAGCTCGCCGAGCACCCGGTATTTTTCCGCGTCTTTAGCCTCTTCGAGCGTCTCTTGCAGCTTCTCCAGCTTTTTCTCGTTTTTGTTCTTTTCGTTGTTCAGAAAACGGATTAAATCGGTGGCCCGCTGCTTGACCGTATCGCGTTCCGCCTTGTCGCCATAGAAGGCTTCGAGACAACGGCTGATGCCGTCGAACCGCGACCTCTCGCCTTGAAGGTGGGTCAGTTCCGTAATGGAAAAAAACGATTTTCCGCTGTCCGTCTGTACAATTTCAGGCACGCACCGCTCCTGCCGCACCTCCTCCATCAGTCCGTCAAAAACGCGCCACAGCGCCATAGCGTCCGGCGAACCGGGGGTGGTCGATGAATCAGACGACGGATTCGGCGATTTGTCATCTTCCGGGACCGTTCCCGCTTGTGACCGACCGCCTTCATTCTGCGCTTCATTGCGCGCAAGGAGCTGTGTGCGGTGCGTTTCTTCGGCTGCTCCGGCCGCTTCCTTTGCGCGATAGAGCAGTTCCTTTGCGAGCAGCGGACTCATGCCGCTGAAGGCGGCGACAAGCCGCTTCTCCGGCGCAAGGGTGGAATCGCCGCCGCCCGCCAGCAATTCCGCAAAACGCGTGAATCCGGTCACCTCGAGCGGGTCGGTCTTATCCTGCTCCGGCGGCGCCGTATACCGGCTGCCGGGCATGACGATCCGGTAGCTGCTTATCGCCGGCGTGACGTGATGGATGCCGTCATAGATCGTACCTGAGCCGGAATCGAGCAAAATAATGTTGCTGTGGCGCCCCATCAGCTCCACAACGATCGTTTTCAAGGACAGATCGCCAAGCTCGTCGCGCTGCCGCACATCGATATGTACGATCCGCTCCCTGCCGATCTGGCGGACCGCTTCGATGACGCCGCCTTCGCAATGCTTGCGCAGCAGCATGCAGAACATCGGCGGCTCCAGCGGATTAAGGAACGTCATCTCCGTCCAGTGCAGACGCGGATAGGTCGGGTTGGCGGAAATGAGCAGCCTGCCGCCGCCCGCTCCTCTCATCTGAAGCACAAGGTCATGTTCGGTCGGTTGATGAATTTTATGAATGCGTGCGCCAACGCAAGCCTGAAACTCGCTGACGATGGCGCGCGTTACGATGCCGTCGAGTGCCATTAAAGTTCGATTCTCCTTCGTTTGTGGTTGGTTGATTAAAAGCGGCAGCCGGCCGCATGGAATTCTAAAAAGCTGCCAAGAATTTATTATCCGCTCCCCGCCGTTGTTCAGTGGATATTTAAATGAGATGAAACTAGAGCGGAGCGGCCGGCTTGCGACTGGAGAAGCGTAAGCGTTCGCCTTTGCAGCCGGATTCTAACCTTATAAATTATATACGAAAGAATCCGGCTGCAACAGCGATCGTAAGCGCGAGCCGGCCGCGCAGCGGCCTTTTTTCATCCGCAGATGCTCCAACGAACAACGATTCCCCCCTATCATGACACAGTTGAGACAAAAACTTAAGCCCGCCGCTGGGATAATTTGCAGTTTGTCCGAATACATTTGTCCTAGAGCCAAAAGGGCGAGCAAGCAAAGCGTTTCGCATGAAACAGGAGGGAGAAGGAGCGAATGGAGAATACGAACTGGCATCAGCTGACGAAGGAAACGCTGATCGAGCAGCTTGAATGCTCTTCGCAGAGCGGTCTGGCGCCGGAGGAAGCGAAAGCCAGACTGGTTAAGTACGGCCGCAACGAGCTGTCGGAAGGGGCCAAAATATCGGCGGTCAAGCTTTTTTTGAACCAATTCAAAGACTTTATGGTCGTCGTGCTCGTCGGTGCCACCCTTATTTCCGGGCTGCTCGGGGAATATTTGGACGCGATCACGATCATCGCCATTATTTGCATTAACTCTGTACTTGGCTTTGTGCAGGAATTCCGGGCGGAAAAATCATTGCGCGCGCTCAAGGAGCTGTCGGCGCCTTCGGCGAAGGTGTTGCGCGGGGGCAAGTCCGTAACGGTCCCGGCCGTCGAGTTGGTTCCCGGCGATCTGGTGCTGCTCGAATCGGGAGACCGCATCCCTGCGGATATCCGGTTTCTGGAGGCCAACAGCTGTTATGCCGAGGAATCGGCGCTGACGGGAGAATCCGTACCGGTCGGCAAACATGCGGCCGTCATTAACGAGCCGGAGCTGCCGCTCGGGGATCAGCGCAATATCGGCTTCATGGGGACGATGATGACCGGCGGAACCGGCCGGGGGATCGTCATCCGGACCGGGATGAAGACGGAAATGGGCAAAATCGCCGATCTGATCCAGCAGACCGAAGAGATGGAAACACCGCTGCAGCATCGTCTGGAACAGCTC carries:
- a CDS encoding Rqc2 family fibronectin-binding protein, giving the protein MALDGIVTRAIVSEFQACVGARIHKIHQPTEHDLVLQMRGAGGGRLLISANPTYPRLHWTEMTFLNPLEPPMFCMLLRKHCEGGVIEAVRQIGRERIVHIDVRQRDELGDLSLKTIVVELMGRHSNIILLDSGSGTIYDGIHHVTPAISSYRIVMPGSRYTAPPEQDKTDPLEVTGFTRFAELLAGGGDSTLAPEKRLVAAFSGMSPLLAKELLYRAKEAAGAAEETHRTQLLARNEAQNEGGRSQAGTVPEDDKSPNPSSDSSTTPGSPDAMALWRVFDGLMEEVRQERCVPEIVQTDSGKSFFSITELTHLQGERSRFDGISRCLEAFYGDKAERDTVKQRATDLIRFLNNEKNKNEKKLEKLQETLEEAKDAEKYRVLGELLTAYLHSIKKGQTSVEVINYYDEEQAPVTIALDPLLTPSENAQRYFRKYTKHKNSQAVVAEQMERTRNEIVYLETLLQQVDSASLSDIGEIRDELVSEGYLRDRTKRGAKRKKPARPTLLCYTSSEGVAIWVGKNNTQNEYLTNRLAGPSDTWLHTKDIPGSHVVIRDSGFGNVTLEEAAMLAAHYSQASGSSLVPVDYTQVRYVRKPSGAKPGFVIYDHQKTLFITPDEQRLKQLPVQVKN